One Malaclemys terrapin pileata isolate rMalTer1 chromosome 7, rMalTer1.hap1, whole genome shotgun sequence genomic region harbors:
- the LOC128840913 gene encoding myb/SANT-like DNA-binding domain-containing protein 2 isoform X1 has product MMESQDRKRAPAWTEQKVRDLLTIWGDESVLAELRSSKRNGKILEKVSKAMKDRGHNRDAQQCRVKIKELRQAYHKAREANGRSGAEPQTCRFYAELHAILGSGATTTPTVCFDSINGETRNKEAGSGYAEDDDDDEDSSQQGSRETSFPNSQDMFITLDLEPGTPELTQGVLPDPEGIQGTSAANVSPSQRLAKIRRKWRT; this is encoded by the exons atgatggagtcccaggatcgcaaaagagctccagcatggacagaacagaAGGTACgtgatctgctcaccatatggggagacgaatcagtgctagctgaactccgtagcagtaaacgaaatggcaaaatattagaaaaggtctcaaaggccatgaaggatagaggccataacagggacgcacagcagtgccgcgtgaaaattaaggagctaaggcaagcctaccacaaagccagagaggccaacggaaggtctggggcagagccgcaaacatgccgcttctacgcggagctgcatgccattctaggaagtggagccaccactaccccaaccgtgtgctttgactccatcaatggagaaacacgcaacaaggaagcgggttcggggtacgcggaagatgatgatgatgatgaagacagttcacagcaaggaagcagagaaaccagtttccccaacagccaggatatgtttatcaccctggacctggaaccaggaacccccgaactcacccaaggcgtgctcccagaccctgagggcattcaagggacctctg ctgcaaatgtttctccttcgcagaggctagcaaagattagaagaaAATGGCGGACTTAG
- the LOC128840913 gene encoding myb/SANT-like DNA-binding domain-containing protein 2 isoform X2, whose translation MMESQDRKRAPAWTEQKVRDLLTIWGDESVLAELRSSKRNGKILEKVSKAMKDRGHNRDAQQCRVKIKELRQAYHKAREANGRSGAEPQTCRFYAELHAILGSGATTTPTVCFDSINGETRNKEAGSGYAEDDDDDEDSSQQGSRETSFPNSQDMFITLDLEPGTPELTQGVLPDPEGIQGTSGEYTFLQMFLLRRG comes from the exons atgatggagtcccaggatcgcaaaagagctccagcatggacagaacagaAGGTACgtgatctgctcaccatatggggagacgaatcagtgctagctgaactccgtagcagtaaacgaaatggcaaaatattagaaaaggtctcaaaggccatgaaggatagaggccataacagggacgcacagcagtgccgcgtgaaaattaaggagctaaggcaagcctaccacaaagccagagaggccaacggaaggtctggggcagagccgcaaacatgccgcttctacgcggagctgcatgccattctaggaagtggagccaccactaccccaaccgtgtgctttgactccatcaatggagaaacacgcaacaaggaagcgggttcggggtacgcggaagatgatgatgatgatgaagacagttcacagcaaggaagcagagaaaccagtttccccaacagccaggatatgtttatcaccctggacctggaaccaggaacccccgaactcacccaaggcgtgctcccagaccctgagggcattcaagggacctctggtgagtataccttt ctgcaaatgtttctccttcgcagaggctag